A stretch of Paraburkholderia phenazinium DNA encodes these proteins:
- a CDS encoding DUF1501 domain-containing protein codes for MMSRRQFLNFAAAGAGAILVSPHMAFARVETDRRFVFVIQRGAADGLNIVVPYAEPSYASLRGALAVDPATATKLDGTFALHPSLAETAKMYASGQALFVHAVASPYRDRSHFDGQNVLETGGTSAYQVKDGWLNRLVAMMPATHENAIAFAPTVPMALRGKADVTSYAPSGLPQAPDDLLMRVSDLYNQDAQLRPLWESAMTARGLAGDAGARQDPASLGKLAASFLSRDDGPRIAMIETGGWDTHSAQNPRLANQLKALDTMLASLRDGLGPLWGKTTVLVATEFGRTAAANGTGGTDHGQGSVAMVMGGAVNGGRVIADWPGLKPNELYQGRDLRPTTGLDAVIAGAASESLGLDPHRTAAALFTQAGSTQPMTGLIRS; via the coding sequence ATGATGTCCCGTCGCCAGTTTCTCAACTTCGCCGCAGCCGGTGCCGGCGCGATTCTCGTCTCGCCGCACATGGCCTTCGCCAGGGTCGAAACGGACCGCCGCTTCGTCTTCGTGATCCAGCGCGGTGCCGCCGATGGCCTGAACATCGTGGTGCCGTACGCCGAGCCTTCGTATGCGAGCTTGCGTGGCGCGCTCGCCGTCGATCCGGCCACGGCGACCAAACTCGATGGCACGTTCGCGCTGCATCCTTCGCTCGCCGAAACCGCGAAGATGTACGCATCGGGCCAGGCGCTGTTCGTGCATGCCGTGGCCTCGCCGTATCGCGATCGCTCGCATTTCGACGGTCAGAACGTGCTGGAGACGGGCGGCACTTCGGCGTACCAGGTGAAGGACGGTTGGCTCAACCGTCTGGTTGCGATGATGCCCGCTACGCATGAAAACGCCATCGCGTTTGCGCCGACTGTGCCGATGGCACTGCGCGGCAAGGCCGACGTGACATCGTACGCACCCTCGGGTTTACCGCAGGCGCCCGACGATCTGCTCATGCGGGTATCGGACCTTTACAACCAGGACGCGCAACTCAGGCCGTTATGGGAATCCGCCATGACGGCGCGCGGCCTCGCTGGCGACGCCGGAGCGCGCCAGGACCCCGCCAGCCTTGGCAAACTCGCCGCGAGTTTTCTGTCACGCGACGACGGCCCACGCATTGCGATGATCGAAACGGGCGGCTGGGACACGCACAGCGCGCAGAACCCGCGTCTCGCGAATCAGCTGAAGGCGCTCGACACGATGCTCGCTTCCTTGCGCGACGGTCTCGGCCCGCTGTGGGGCAAGACGACGGTGCTGGTGGCTACTGAGTTTGGCCGCACCGCTGCCGCCAACGGTACGGGGGGCACGGACCATGGACAAGGATCGGTCGCGATGGTGATGGGTGGCGCCGTGAACGGTGGACGGGTGATCGCCGACTGGCCGGGACTGAAGCCCAACGAGCTGTATCAGGGACGCGATCTCAGACCCACGACCGGACTGGACGCGGTGATCGCGGGTGCCGCGAGCGAAAGTCTCGGCCTCGATCCGCATCGAACCGCGGCGGCCCTTTTTACGCAAGCGGGCTCCACGCAGCCCATGACAGGCTTGATCCGTAGCTAG
- a CDS encoding DinB family protein — protein sequence MSESTLGMLTRYNRWANQRIFDAVAALPDGEALKRRETVFGNIVHTLSHCYVVGEIFRAHLEGREHGFSSRNFSEPMPLAKLREMQQAIDNWYIARSDAFTPHDAEETVHFKFVGGGEGAMTRSEMVLHVVNHTTYHRGFVADMFCQIPVKAPVTDLPVYAREERAARALQQPG from the coding sequence ATGAGCGAAAGCACTCTCGGTATGCTGACCCGCTACAACCGCTGGGCCAACCAGCGCATCTTCGACGCAGTCGCCGCGCTGCCGGACGGCGAAGCACTCAAGCGTCGCGAAACGGTGTTTGGCAACATCGTCCATACATTGAGCCATTGCTATGTCGTCGGCGAAATCTTTCGTGCCCACCTCGAAGGGCGGGAGCACGGTTTCTCGAGCCGCAATTTCAGCGAACCCATGCCGCTAGCGAAGTTGCGCGAAATGCAGCAGGCAATTGACAACTGGTATATCGCCCGCAGCGACGCCTTCACGCCGCACGACGCAGAGGAAACGGTGCACTTCAAGTTTGTGGGTGGCGGCGAAGGCGCCATGACGCGTAGTGAGATGGTGCTGCATGTCGTCAATCACACGACATATCACCGGGGATTTGTTGCGGATATGTTTTGTCAGATTCCGGTCAAGGCGCCTGTTACCGATCTGCCCGTGTACGCACGCGAAGAGCGCGCGGCGCGCGCTCTCCAACAGCCTGGCTGA
- a CDS encoding YXWGXW repeat-containing protein, whose translation MKSKTLTRLLVAATVTLSASAAFAQAIVVAPPAPRVEVVPAPRDGYVWDHGHWRWDHGRYVWIAGHWQPVRVGYHWVPGHWAQRGPNWLWVEGHWA comes from the coding sequence ATGAAATCCAAAACCCTCACACGCCTGCTGGTCGCCGCCACGGTGACGCTGTCGGCCTCCGCCGCCTTCGCGCAAGCGATCGTCGTCGCCCCGCCAGCACCGCGCGTCGAAGTCGTGCCCGCACCGCGCGATGGCTATGTCTGGGATCACGGACACTGGCGCTGGGACCACGGCCGATACGTGTGGATAGCAGGTCACTGGCAGCCGGTCCGGGTCGGTTATCACTGGGTGCCGGGCCATTGGGCACAGCGTGGCCCGAACTGGCTGTGGGTGGAAGGTCACTGGGCGTAA
- a CDS encoding type II toxin-antitoxin system RelE family toxin: MKTYDLQFLEVALKEWKKLDSTVREQFKRKLAERLANPRVESARLGTLPDCYKIKLTASGYRLVYRVVDSKVTVIVVAVGKRERSAVYSSAMARLK; this comes from the coding sequence TTGAAGACCTATGATCTGCAGTTTTTAGAAGTCGCTCTTAAAGAGTGGAAGAAGCTGGACAGCACGGTGCGTGAGCAGTTCAAGCGCAAACTGGCTGAGAGGTTGGCAAATCCACGTGTCGAATCGGCGCGTCTTGGTACGCTTCCTGATTGCTACAAGATCAAATTGACCGCCTCGGGATATCGACTGGTGTATCGCGTCGTCGATAGCAAAGTCACTGTGATCGTAGTGGCAGTAGGAAAGCGTGAGCGTAGCGCCGTCTATTCTTCGGCCATGGCTCGACTGAAGTAA
- a CDS encoding AraC family transcriptional regulator — protein sequence MSQARPPELPEDDDAHSLARRYPRGLHIEPHSHTWAQVLYAVAGVMWVEVGREALVVPPQRAVWLPAGTVHSINMMSEVEMRNIYLHKRNVQHLSKQCDVFEINGLLRELITTIAEYEHNHARDNAYMETAYKLAMLELGHAPRSSLRIPLPDASDRRLDALCRAVIDNPSIAVSFEQHAASVGASVRTLARLFTRELGIGFSEWRRQVQLAVAVSGLAEGRSVSSIARSLGYLPSSFSDMFRRELGAPPTEFDPQETLSTGREESRAPAGG from the coding sequence GTGTCCCAAGCCCGCCCTCCTGAACTTCCCGAAGACGACGACGCTCACTCGCTCGCCCGGCGCTACCCGCGCGGGCTGCACATCGAGCCCCACTCGCACACCTGGGCACAGGTGCTGTACGCGGTGGCCGGGGTGATGTGGGTCGAAGTCGGCCGCGAGGCGCTGGTGGTGCCACCGCAACGCGCTGTCTGGCTACCCGCCGGCACCGTGCACTCGATCAATATGATGAGCGAGGTCGAGATGCGCAATATCTATCTGCACAAGCGCAACGTCCAGCACCTCAGCAAACAGTGCGACGTCTTCGAAATCAACGGTTTGCTGCGCGAGCTGATCACAACCATCGCCGAATACGAACACAACCACGCACGCGACAACGCGTATATGGAAACGGCCTACAAGCTCGCCATGTTGGAACTGGGGCACGCGCCCCGCTCCTCGTTGCGCATTCCGCTCCCTGACGCGTCGGACCGCCGGCTCGACGCGCTGTGCCGCGCGGTGATCGACAATCCCTCGATTGCGGTCAGCTTCGAACAGCACGCCGCCTCGGTCGGCGCCAGCGTGCGGACGCTCGCGCGGCTGTTTACGCGCGAACTCGGCATCGGCTTTTCCGAATGGCGGCGTCAGGTGCAACTGGCCGTGGCCGTCTCCGGGCTGGCGGAAGGCCGCTCGGTCAGCAGCATCGCGCGCTCGCTCGGTTATCTGCCCAGCAGCTTCAGCGATATGTTCCGCCGTGAACTCGGCGCCCCACCCACCGAGTTCGATCCGCAGGAAACGCTCAGCACGGGGCGCGAGGAATCGCGCGCGCCCGCCGGCGGCTAA
- a CDS encoding RNA polymerase sigma factor: MCSGATATAAHAAAHAVDITGPRALSERDPDADLVARVGKQDPAAVRTLVSRKLPRLLALATRMLGDRMEAEDVAQEAFVRIWKQAPHWKEGEARFDTWIHRVALNLCYDRLRGRREDPVADLPDEADPQPMPDMQLEARVRDERVRTALAALPVRQREALVLNYYQELSNIEAAALMGITVDALESLLARARRNLRAQLADSGFSKDLP, encoded by the coding sequence ATATGTTCGGGTGCAACGGCAACCGCGGCTCACGCCGCCGCGCATGCCGTGGATATCACGGGACCGCGCGCCTTGAGCGAACGCGATCCCGACGCGGACCTCGTCGCACGGGTCGGCAAGCAGGATCCGGCAGCGGTGCGCACGCTCGTGTCGCGCAAGCTGCCGCGTTTGCTCGCGCTCGCGACGCGCATGTTGGGAGACCGTATGGAAGCGGAAGACGTAGCACAAGAGGCCTTTGTGCGGATCTGGAAGCAGGCGCCGCACTGGAAAGAGGGCGAGGCCCGATTCGACACGTGGATTCATCGCGTGGCGCTGAATCTCTGTTACGACCGCTTGCGAGGGCGGCGCGAAGACCCCGTCGCCGATCTGCCGGACGAAGCCGATCCCCAACCCATGCCTGACATGCAACTTGAAGCCCGTGTGCGCGACGAACGTGTGCGCACGGCGCTTGCTGCGCTGCCGGTAAGGCAGCGCGAAGCTCTGGTGCTCAATTACTACCAGGAGCTATCGAATATCGAAGCTGCCGCCCTGATGGGTATTACCGTCGATGCCCTCGAAAGTTTGCTCGCGCGTGCACGTCGCAATTTGCGCGCACAACTGGCCGACAGTGGCTTTAGCAAGGATCTGCCATGA
- a CDS encoding DUF4337 domain-containing protein produces MSDEYEVHGLHDHAVEHVGEGHSAHADADPFASRMAVMTAILATIGAIYAYQSGTSENLALYYKNEAAIKKTEAANQWSYYQAKGEKENLAELGASLSTPGSDAHAKFVADVDKYKQQKEPIRANAEAIEKQVNDNDARSETLMHGHHRWAQATTLIQISIALTAITLLTRKKWLRNLSIGVAAAGLLFGAAAFLSI; encoded by the coding sequence ATGTCTGATGAATATGAAGTGCATGGTCTGCACGATCATGCTGTAGAGCATGTTGGTGAGGGACATAGCGCTCACGCGGACGCCGATCCGTTCGCGAGCCGCATGGCAGTGATGACGGCCATTCTCGCGACCATAGGCGCGATCTACGCCTATCAGAGCGGCACCAGCGAAAATCTCGCGCTGTACTACAAGAACGAAGCGGCCATCAAGAAGACCGAGGCCGCCAATCAATGGTCGTACTACCAGGCAAAGGGCGAGAAAGAAAACCTCGCGGAACTGGGCGCTTCGTTGTCGACGCCGGGCAGCGACGCACATGCGAAGTTCGTCGCCGATGTCGACAAGTACAAGCAGCAGAAAGAGCCGATTCGCGCCAATGCCGAAGCGATCGAAAAGCAGGTCAACGATAACGACGCGCGCAGCGAAACGCTGATGCACGGTCATCACCGTTGGGCGCAGGCCACCACGCTGATCCAGATCTCGATCGCGCTGACCGCAATCACCTTGCTCACGCGCAAGAAGTGGTTGCGTAATCTTTCGATAGGCGTCGCTGCAGCCGGCCTTCTGTTCGGTGCGGCAGCGTTTTTGTCCATTTAA
- a CDS encoding YXWGXW repeat-containing protein — protein sequence MTKRSTFTAALLSCVCASLLSACVVEPARPPEPAPLVEVMPAAPAPGYHWMKGHYRWEGDHWVWVHGHWVPN from the coding sequence ATGACAAAACGATCGACCTTCACTGCTGCCTTGCTTTCTTGCGTGTGCGCTTCATTACTTAGCGCATGTGTCGTTGAGCCGGCGCGGCCACCTGAACCTGCGCCGCTGGTCGAAGTGATGCCGGCCGCGCCCGCGCCCGGCTATCACTGGATGAAGGGTCATTACCGCTGGGAAGGCGACCACTGGGTATGGGTGCACGGGCACTGGGTCCCGAACTGA
- a CDS encoding DUF1427 family protein: MKAYFVSLVVGLVVGLFYSVVNVKSPAPPTIALVGLLGMLGGEHLIPLLRTLLGFSVN, from the coding sequence ATGAAAGCGTATTTCGTTTCCCTCGTAGTGGGCCTTGTGGTCGGCCTGTTCTACAGCGTCGTCAACGTGAAATCTCCGGCGCCGCCCACCATCGCACTGGTCGGACTGCTGGGCATGCTCGGCGGCGAGCATCTGATTCCGCTGCTGCGCACGCTGCTCGGTTTTAGCGTGAACTAG
- a CDS encoding quinone oxidoreductase family protein: MKTIQFKSFGSPDVLEYVEVPTPKADAENAVVQIKSASVNPSDVKNVSGHFEHTVLPRTPGRDFSGVVVDGPAEWIGADVWGTGGDIGFTRDGTHSEFIKIPLAALSRKPKTLSHEQAAAIGVNFVVAWLGTVEYAQLKAGETIAVIGASGGVGGAVVQIAKSRGCRVIGVDRHAPLADSPAGRLIDEFVQIDEHAAERVKALTNGGVDVVYDAVGGVVFETALSLVKRRGRVVEISATGKRRVEFDMIDFYHNETQLLGVDSAKLGVAESARLMTALVEGFESGAFQPPAIAQRFTLEHTREAYEAVTAGTRGRVIITM; encoded by the coding sequence ATGAAAACCATTCAGTTCAAGTCGTTTGGCAGCCCCGATGTACTGGAATACGTCGAGGTCCCGACACCGAAAGCCGATGCCGAAAACGCCGTTGTGCAGATCAAAAGCGCCTCGGTGAATCCGAGCGACGTGAAGAACGTTTCTGGCCACTTCGAGCACACCGTTTTGCCGCGCACGCCGGGCCGCGACTTCAGCGGCGTGGTCGTGGACGGTCCTGCGGAATGGATCGGCGCCGACGTGTGGGGCACCGGCGGCGACATCGGTTTTACGCGTGACGGTACGCATTCCGAGTTCATCAAGATTCCGCTTGCCGCGTTGTCGCGCAAGCCGAAAACGCTGAGTCACGAACAGGCCGCCGCGATTGGCGTGAACTTCGTGGTCGCATGGCTCGGCACGGTGGAATACGCACAACTGAAGGCCGGCGAGACGATTGCCGTGATCGGCGCCAGCGGCGGCGTGGGCGGCGCAGTGGTGCAGATCGCCAAATCGCGCGGTTGCCGCGTGATTGGTGTCGACCGTCATGCGCCGCTGGCGGATTCGCCGGCGGGTCGTCTGATCGACGAGTTCGTGCAAATCGACGAGCACGCGGCCGAGCGCGTCAAGGCCCTGACCAACGGTGGCGTGGACGTGGTCTACGACGCGGTCGGCGGCGTGGTGTTCGAAACCGCGTTGAGCCTCGTCAAGCGGCGTGGCCGGGTGGTCGAGATCAGCGCGACCGGCAAGCGCCGCGTCGAGTTCGACATGATCGACTTCTACCATAACGAGACTCAACTGCTCGGCGTCGACAGCGCCAAGCTGGGGGTCGCCGAGTCGGCCCGCCTGATGACAGCGCTGGTCGAAGGCTTCGAGAGCGGCGCGTTCCAGCCGCCGGCAATCGCGCAGCGCTTCACGCTCGAGCACACCCGCGAGGCGTATGAGGCGGTCACCGCGGGCACCCGTGGGCGCGTCATCATCACGATGTGA
- a CDS encoding RNA polymerase sigma factor, whose product MNPAATHRAIEAVWRIESAKVIACVARMVRDVGVAEELAQDALVAALEHWPERGVPDNPGAWLMATAKNRALDRLRQEVLHARKREELGRDLDAQEAHLVPDFVDALDAARQDDIGDDLLRLVFTACHPVLSTDARVALTLRLLGGLTTDEIARAFLVPEPTIAQRIVRAKRTLTAAKVPFEVPQADARVARLASVLEVIYLVFNEGYSATAGDDWMRPALCEEALRLGRVLAGLVSDESEVHGLVALMEIQASRTPARVDAQGRPVLLLDQDRSRWDTLLIRRGFAALERAQSLGGASGPYALQAALAACHARAHTADQTDWVQIVALYDALAQISPSPVVELNRAVAVGMAFGPAAALEIVDLLAADAALANYHWLPSVRADLLAKLGRGDEARAEFERAAAMTRNARERELLLERARSVSA is encoded by the coding sequence GTGAACCCGGCGGCGACCCATCGCGCGATCGAAGCGGTGTGGCGCATCGAGTCCGCGAAGGTTATCGCGTGCGTTGCTCGCATGGTGCGCGATGTGGGTGTCGCGGAGGAACTGGCGCAGGATGCATTGGTTGCTGCGCTCGAACACTGGCCCGAACGCGGTGTGCCTGACAATCCTGGAGCCTGGTTGATGGCCACTGCCAAAAACCGCGCGCTCGACCGCTTGCGCCAGGAAGTGCTGCACGCACGCAAGCGCGAGGAGCTCGGTCGTGACCTGGACGCACAGGAGGCCCACCTCGTGCCCGACTTTGTCGATGCGCTCGATGCCGCGCGCCAGGATGACATCGGCGACGATCTGTTGCGTCTCGTCTTCACGGCGTGTCATCCGGTGCTTTCCACCGATGCACGCGTGGCGCTCACGCTGCGCCTGCTCGGCGGTTTGACGACCGACGAGATCGCGCGAGCCTTTCTCGTGCCCGAGCCGACCATCGCGCAACGGATCGTGCGCGCCAAACGCACGCTGACTGCCGCCAAGGTGCCGTTCGAAGTGCCGCAAGCGGATGCACGGGTCGCGCGGCTCGCGTCGGTGCTCGAAGTGATTTACCTGGTTTTCAACGAAGGCTATTCGGCCACCGCCGGCGACGACTGGATGCGTCCGGCCTTGTGCGAGGAAGCGCTGCGGCTCGGGCGCGTGCTGGCTGGCCTCGTGTCTGACGAAAGCGAGGTGCATGGCCTCGTCGCGCTGATGGAAATTCAGGCTTCGCGTACGCCCGCGCGAGTCGACGCGCAGGGCCGTCCCGTGCTGCTGCTCGATCAGGACCGCAGCCGCTGGGATACGCTGCTGATCCGGCGAGGCTTTGCCGCGCTTGAGCGCGCCCAGTCACTCGGGGGCGCCAGTGGCCCCTATGCGTTGCAGGCGGCGCTGGCCGCATGTCATGCGCGTGCGCATACAGCTGATCAGACCGATTGGGTGCAGATCGTCGCTTTGTACGACGCACTCGCGCAGATCAGTCCGTCACCTGTGGTGGAGTTGAACCGGGCGGTTGCCGTCGGTATGGCGTTTGGTCCGGCGGCGGCGCTCGAGATTGTCGACCTGCTGGCCGCCGATGCCGCGCTCGCGAACTACCACTGGCTGCCTAGCGTGCGCGCAGATTTGCTGGCTAAGCTTGGAAGAGGCGACGAGGCACGCGCGGAATTCGAGCGTGCCGCCGCGATGACGCGCAATGCGCGCGAGCGCGAGCTCTTGCTGGAACGGGCGCGCTCGGTCTCTGCTTAA
- a CDS encoding periplasmic heavy metal sensor, whose product MTDRTWKLLLAGSFVVNVFLLGGIAGGAYEWFTTHDNVAKAPQQRTALRFATDGLSSERQKQFLDGLKEARRNAKDYAREAREGRHEVLALLAAPQFDRTALDAALQRTRAADIAQRTEVESSVADFATTLTPDERVKFAEGLKQAGNWREPPPPPPKEKRPANQNQ is encoded by the coding sequence ATGACTGATCGTACATGGAAGCTTTTGCTGGCTGGCTCGTTCGTGGTCAACGTCTTTCTGCTGGGCGGCATTGCGGGCGGTGCGTACGAATGGTTCACCACGCACGACAACGTCGCCAAGGCGCCGCAGCAACGTACGGCGCTGCGCTTCGCGACGGATGGGCTTTCGTCCGAGCGTCAGAAGCAGTTCCTCGATGGACTGAAGGAGGCGCGCCGTAACGCTAAGGACTACGCGCGCGAGGCCCGCGAAGGACGTCACGAAGTGCTGGCGCTGCTGGCCGCGCCGCAATTCGACCGCACCGCGCTCGACGCCGCGTTACAGCGCACGCGCGCAGCCGATATCGCGCAACGTACCGAAGTCGAAAGCAGCGTGGCCGACTTTGCGACAACGCTCACGCCCGACGAGCGCGTGAAGTTTGCCGAAGGCCTGAAGCAGGCGGGCAACTGGCGTGAACCGCCGCCTCCGCCACCAAAGGAAAAGCGGCCGGCGAATCAGAATCAATGA
- a CDS encoding LysR family transcriptional regulator has protein sequence MNTKRQFDDLLLGSIELFCAAAELASFTAAATAAGVTPAAVSRSVSRLEERLGVRLFVRTTRQIRLTEAGRLYFEQCSGALAQLVDAERLVTGQQATPSGLLRISMPTPYAHYRVLPLLPLFRERYPLVRVDAHISNSNIDFAEDSYDLAIRGRAPADSNLIARKLEDAELVVVATPAYLAHAGTPRSIDDLQHHECIQFDLPSTGRRIPWTLAKDGDFVDFNTDSGYTIGGDVLGGATLARHGAGLFQTYRFVVERDLREGNLVEVMRDFGGATRPFVLLYPHGRLLSARVRCFVEFLVEQLADRNAKRPSTQTR, from the coding sequence ATGAATACCAAGCGGCAATTCGACGATCTGCTGCTCGGCAGCATCGAGTTGTTCTGCGCCGCCGCGGAGCTGGCGAGTTTCACAGCCGCCGCGACGGCAGCCGGCGTCACGCCCGCGGCGGTCAGCCGCTCGGTGTCGCGTCTCGAGGAAAGGCTGGGCGTCCGGCTGTTCGTCCGTACAACCCGGCAAATCCGGCTGACCGAAGCCGGCCGTCTCTATTTCGAACAATGCAGCGGTGCACTCGCACAACTGGTGGACGCGGAACGTCTCGTCACCGGACAGCAAGCGACGCCATCCGGCTTGCTGCGCATCAGTATGCCCACGCCGTATGCGCACTATCGGGTGCTGCCTTTGCTGCCGCTGTTTCGCGAACGCTATCCGCTTGTGCGGGTCGACGCGCACATCAGCAACAGCAACATCGATTTCGCTGAGGACAGCTACGATCTGGCCATCCGCGGCCGCGCACCGGCTGACTCCAACCTGATCGCACGCAAACTCGAAGATGCGGAACTGGTCGTCGTGGCGACGCCGGCCTATCTAGCGCACGCCGGTACACCGCGCTCGATCGACGATCTGCAGCACCACGAATGCATCCAGTTCGACCTTCCCAGCACGGGCCGGCGTATTCCGTGGACGCTCGCCAAAGACGGCGATTTCGTCGATTTCAACACCGACAGCGGCTATACGATCGGCGGTGATGTCCTTGGCGGAGCGACGCTCGCGCGTCACGGCGCGGGCCTGTTTCAGACCTACCGCTTCGTGGTTGAGCGCGATCTGCGCGAAGGCAATCTCGTCGAGGTGATGCGGGACTTTGGTGGCGCCACGCGACCGTTCGTGCTTCTCTATCCGCATGGGCGGCTTCTGTCGGCCCGCGTGCGCTGCTTCGTGGAATTTCTGGTCGAGCAACTCGCTGATCGCAACGCCAAGCGACCCTCAACACAAACACGCTAA
- a CDS encoding type II toxin-antitoxin system Phd/YefM family antitoxin, producing MESILARASIGISELKVNPTAAIEQADGPIAVLNRNKPVAYLIPAQEWEAICNRLEDIELAEIVRARSGEKAVSVRLEDL from the coding sequence ATGGAAAGCATTCTTGCCCGCGCCTCAATCGGTATCAGCGAGCTCAAGGTCAACCCGACCGCGGCAATTGAGCAAGCAGACGGTCCGATCGCGGTGCTGAACCGTAACAAACCGGTCGCGTATCTGATCCCGGCTCAAGAGTGGGAAGCGATCTGCAACAGACTTGAAGATATCGAGCTGGCAGAAATCGTCAGGGCGCGAAGCGGCGAAAAAGCTGTGAGCGTGCGACTTGAAGACCTATGA
- a CDS encoding DUF1800 domain-containing protein, with protein sequence MIPSPNDNAAAIALNRFGLGARPEDTPPADPKRWLLSQFDQYQPMPAAWAGQPGAVALATQLGEQRMQNANANANVGPASDATVNPADKQAAKQAANKAMRAEIRDVYRTAVNVRVNSALTSSTPFIDRLVHFWANHFAVSTEKPQVAALAGAFEMEAIRPHVLGRFDDMLVAVEQHPAMQIFLDQTRSVGPDSMAAMRAEQRNPDNKRGLNENLAREIMELHTLGVRSGYTQADVTEFARALTGWSVAGVRGPQPNGAAPGSFVFHEQLHEPGSRTILGRRYDQQGEDQALAVLHDFAASPATAQHIASKLARHFVSDNPPPAVTERLANAFERSGGDLPTVYRALIDSPEAWSPVAVKFKTPWEWTISSMRGLGWQDVGNLQGAPLLTQLGEPVWRPGSPAGYDDIAASWAAPDALVRRVEVAQRFAARVGDQLDPRTLGQTLLVGSISAPTATAVSRAESASTAIALLLVSPDFQRR encoded by the coding sequence ATGATTCCGTCACCCAACGACAATGCCGCGGCAATTGCGCTGAACCGCTTCGGTCTCGGCGCTCGCCCGGAAGACACGCCGCCCGCCGATCCGAAGCGATGGCTGCTTTCGCAGTTCGATCAATATCAGCCTATGCCCGCGGCATGGGCGGGCCAGCCGGGTGCGGTCGCGCTCGCGACCCAGTTGGGCGAGCAGCGCATGCAGAATGCGAATGCCAACGCGAATGTCGGTCCCGCTTCTGATGCGACCGTCAATCCTGCAGACAAGCAAGCCGCAAAGCAGGCCGCGAACAAGGCGATGCGCGCTGAAATCCGCGATGTTTACCGTACGGCGGTGAATGTGCGCGTCAATAGCGCGCTGACGAGTTCCACACCGTTCATCGACCGGCTCGTCCATTTCTGGGCGAATCATTTCGCGGTGTCCACTGAAAAGCCGCAAGTCGCGGCGCTGGCTGGCGCGTTCGAAATGGAAGCAATCCGCCCGCACGTGCTGGGCCGCTTCGACGACATGCTGGTAGCGGTAGAGCAGCATCCTGCGATGCAGATCTTTCTCGATCAGACGCGCTCGGTCGGTCCCGACAGCATGGCGGCGATGCGTGCGGAGCAACGCAATCCCGACAACAAGCGCGGTCTCAATGAGAACCTCGCACGCGAAATCATGGAACTGCATACGTTGGGCGTGCGCAGCGGCTACACGCAAGCCGACGTGACGGAGTTTGCCCGCGCACTGACCGGCTGGAGTGTAGCCGGCGTGAGGGGGCCGCAGCCAAATGGCGCCGCGCCCGGCAGTTTTGTGTTTCACGAGCAATTGCATGAGCCCGGCTCGCGGACCATCCTGGGGCGCCGTTACGATCAGCAGGGCGAGGATCAGGCGCTGGCGGTCCTGCATGACTTCGCAGCGTCGCCCGCTACCGCGCAACATATCGCGAGCAAGCTGGCACGTCATTTTGTTTCGGACAACCCACCACCCGCGGTTACCGAACGGCTCGCCAATGCGTTCGAGCGCAGCGGTGGCGACCTGCCCACGGTCTATCGCGCGTTGATCGATTCGCCGGAGGCCTGGTCTCCGGTGGCGGTGAAATTCAAAACGCCGTGGGAATGGACCATATCTTCGATGCGCGGCCTCGGCTGGCAAGACGTCGGCAACCTGCAGGGCGCGCCGCTTCTCACGCAACTCGGCGAGCCGGTCTGGCGACCAGGGTCGCCCGCCGGCTACGACGATATCGCCGCGAGCTGGGCCGCGCCCGATGCGCTGGTGCGCCGCGTCGAAGTCGCCCAACGCTTCGCTGCGCGTGTTGGCGACCAGCTCGACCCTCGCACTCTCGGCCAGACCTTGCTGGTCGGCTCCATCAGTGCGCCGACTGCGACTGCAGTGTCACGCGCTGAGAGCGCTTCGACGGCGATAGCGCTGTTGCTCGTGTCGCCCGATTTTCAACGGAGATGA